TGCTATTTACTCTCTCCGCTCCTAACTCTTGATCCTCTTTATCCTACTCCTCTCTCTCCCCTAAGCTCAAAACAGATTCAAGTTTTTGATCTCTAGACACTTAGGCCTTCTTGGAGTTTGGATGCAATTTTAATAgctattaaaaattaaaagttttgcattgagaaattatatatatatatatattttttcaattgGAAGAAACACTATCCCTCGTATGATGCAAATTAAACTTGGTCCATGCTTGCCCTAGAAGTTTTGATACAATTTTAATGGCTTTCGAGTTGATCATATTAAACTTTAGACAATTAATTCTAAAAGTGAGatgaaaaaatctttttaacATAGTCATCAGAGTAAAGAATCGATTTTGATACTTTTCTTATGTTAGATTAACtatttaaaaagagttttttactcttataaataaaaaatgtggatcaatcccaaaacttcctAATCTCTAAAAtctgaaggaaaaagaagaagagaaacttAAATTTATAAGagtttatatatgttgtatagcTTGGGATTGCTTTAATGGTGTATAAATGTTGCTGGTTGCTTCACTGTATGTTGGAATATCTAAAACCTAACAAATGAATCAAACTAAGAAGACGGGAACCCTTTGTACTTTTGGTAAACAAAGTTATAATTTAGGTAGATCAATAAATGTAGTTTGTAGAATCCAAGTTACTTTCTACTACTATGTATTTAccttatttataatttaaatattaaaaagtaaaaatactTGAGAGTTTATGGTGTAATAAGCTTTAAAATTACCTCAATGTCAGTGGATATTAGTTAAACTccactttgtttggatggttgttaagtattattttataatacaaCATATTGTCTTGTATtgcattatattatatttttttaatgaatacAATATTTAAATAGATCGTATCATTTCGCATCATTATATAATGTTATACATTAATAATTTGAagtataaactaaaaaaaaaaattaagatacaTTTTAGAGCtattaaaaaatagaataaagaataaaatatgattattagataataaaaaaagacaaaataaaaaaataataatgtataCAATTTAAATAACAATCACATCAAAGGAAAGACCAATAGATACAATacacaaccatccaaacaagcagtaattttcagttttatgtTGGTGAAAACATCTTCCAAAATCTGAAATTGAGATACAAACAACTTCCAACCAAGAACAGATTAAGTATGAAGCATGAGTGGTAGATCATAAGTTAGTCCAGACATGGATGTATATTCATGGTTTCGACGAAGCCTCTCTAGAACTACAACCACCACAACCACAACCACTGTTACTGCTAAATCTAACCTTAAAGACAACGAACTACTCTATGGTGTTACTGATCAATTACTCGATTTTATCAAATCCTTTTCCATTGACACCTTTCGAAATTTCTCTCTCCCAggttccctttctttttttcttttttttttggtttttcctttttcttctttataaGCATAGTTGTAGTTATTATATGGAGatatagggtgtgtttggtataaaggaaaatgttttccatggaaaataagtgtttttatttatttttttgtgttcgGTACgtgaggaaaaaataaaaaattatgctTGTATATAATCTATACAAATATTATgggaggtgggggtggggtAGGGGTGGTGGGAATGGGGGCTATGGGGGTGGGGGTGAAGATGAGGTGGGTTGGATGGTGGGGAGGACATATTCGATGTGGATGCCACTTGTGGAATTTGTTTTCCCTACTAGGGaaatcattttctcatttttaatgAGCTTGTTTTCGTAGAGAAAATGTTCCTTTAAAATTTTTGGGTGAACGAACATGGGAAAATTGCTCCATACCGAATACACCCTAACACTCTGCTTACATGCCGATGTGTCTGAAATGGTATATGGTTTTGTTGTTAGATGAGGAGAATGGTAACGAAGGCAGTGGAGATAAACCCGAGAATGTACGGAAAGATCTATCTGATTGGCAACAGCATCATGCTTTGATTGTTCTTTCTAAAGTCAAGGTCTTTCCTTATCTTCCATTGTTTGTTTTACTTTCTGGCCCTTTAAATGGTTTTTGCTCTTGCATTTATTTTTGGCTTTCTGTGCCCTTTTGGTTTTTCAAAAAACTGAGTTGAAGGAAGATTTAGGAATTGCAGTTTGGATGTTGTAAAACTAGGTCTCCTATTGCTTTTCAATATGATTCATACTTTGAGCTTGTTGAATTAGACTCACTTGGTTTAATTAAGATTTTGCACCTTTCTGGTGGATTTCAAGAGGCCCTAATGTTTGACTGTGTAAAATATGCACATTATATGTAaatgcacacacacatatacatacatacaaatacGTATACCACCTAGAGCATTTTTCTTGGTGCTAAGTGGTTTGGAGGACTAGAACCAAGAAGCTAGTTGATGGGAAATTGGGGACAAACAAGAGTGGAACTAATAAACATAGTTAGCAAAAGGCTTCTAATATCCTGCTTCATCGTGCCTAGCAGATAAAAATGGAACTTTTGTTGTCAGTTAATTCCCCCATTTTATTAACATAACCATATTTGACTGGAGACAGTTAAAATAAAGGAGGAGTCTTGGTACATAAACTAAATGTATTTaacataccaaaatactccTAGTATCTAGTAGGgttcaacatctcatcaattcCTATAAGTACATATAATTAAGATTAAAATGAGAATGTTAGAAGAAACATAAAACAGTGTCTATCTTTATGGTATCGACCTGAAAGGAAAGATTGCCAtgtgaaaaggaaataaaggatTATTCAGTTATGACAAAGGTTTACTTTTATACTGCAGCATGAGAAAATACAAAGAACCTTGACCTGGTTTCAGTAAATTTTGCTTGGTAGAGTGACTAGATTAAACATATTAGGCCAGGTTTTTACACTTGTATTATGTCTATTTTATTTGAGATCTAAAATTTACTAAGTGGTGGATGCAACCTATGGATATTTGTTTAATAGGGCAAAAGCCGTCACCAACTTTTTCAAGTGAAAAGATTAGATGTATGACTTTTTTTATAT
This portion of the Lycium ferocissimum isolate CSIRO_LF1 chromosome 1, AGI_CSIRO_Lferr_CH_V1, whole genome shotgun sequence genome encodes:
- the LOC132049818 gene encoding uncharacterized protein LOC132049818 — encoded protein: MDVYSWFRRSLSRTTTTTTTTTVTAKSNLKDNELLYGVTDQLLDFIKSFSIDTFRNFSLPDEENGNEGSGDKPENVRKDLSDWQQHHALIVLSKVKELSQLRFKLCPRYLKEQQFWTIYFALVKGFVAKYELHAIQLDKLKQMRMENENTPDVAACEVEMSEAKQTTDVSPTISEEDN